A portion of the Deinococcus peraridilitoris DSM 19664 genome contains these proteins:
- a CDS encoding trimeric intracellular cation channel family protein: MAWDLPDVTLNLRVLDLIGIFAFSLSGALLAVRKRFDLLGVVVLGCVTAVGGGSIRDTLTGTVPPVYLRDETYLWVAILGAMSGFLFGPRLERFDRTLSVFDTLGLALFAVSGALGGITLGFGPLGVVFVGALSGVGGGVIRDVLAGEVPQVLYRRDQLYATAAACGALTVYLLHGQVSDLLGQLLGALVVIGLRWLSRRGRVRLPVRRLGDEGS, from the coding sequence ATGGCCTGGGACCTGCCCGACGTGACCCTCAACCTGCGGGTGCTCGACCTGATCGGCATCTTTGCCTTCAGCCTCTCCGGCGCGCTGCTGGCGGTGCGCAAGCGCTTTGACCTGCTGGGCGTGGTCGTGTTGGGCTGCGTCACGGCCGTGGGAGGGGGCTCGATTCGCGACACCCTCACCGGCACGGTGCCGCCCGTGTACCTGCGTGACGAGACTTATCTGTGGGTGGCGATTCTGGGCGCCATGTCGGGGTTCCTCTTCGGTCCGCGCCTGGAGCGCTTCGACCGGACCCTCAGCGTCTTCGACACCCTGGGGCTGGCGCTCTTCGCGGTCTCCGGCGCGCTGGGAGGCATCACCCTGGGCTTCGGTCCGCTGGGCGTGGTGTTTGTGGGCGCGCTTTCCGGAGTGGGCGGCGGCGTCATTCGTGATGTGCTGGCCGGCGAGGTGCCGCAGGTGCTTTACCGCCGCGACCAGTTGTACGCGACTGCCGCGGCCTGCGGCGCCCTCACGGTGTACCTGCTGCACGGTCAGGTCAGCGATCTGCTGGGGCAGCTCCTCGGCGCCCTTGTCGTGATCGGCCTGCGCTGGTTGTCCAGGCGTGGACGTGTTCGTCTGCCCGTGCGCCGCCTGGGCGACGAGGGCAGCTGA
- a CDS encoding MarR family transcriptional regulator produces the protein MNEVELEHRILEALRTNAPLSAKELSEQLGVRGHDISKVLGLLLTRDLVSAQPRDSQQQASHTNPRVYSLT, from the coding sequence ATGAACGAAGTCGAACTCGAACACCGGATCCTCGAGGCGCTGCGTACGAACGCGCCCCTGAGCGCGAAGGAACTCTCAGAGCAGCTGGGCGTCCGTGGGCATGACATCTCGAAGGTGCTGGGCCTGCTGCTGACGCGGGACCTCGTCAGTGCCCAGCCTCGCGACAGTCAGCAGCAGGCGAGCCACACCAACCCACGGGTCTACAGCCTGACCTGA
- a CDS encoding ABC transporter substrate-binding protein codes for MKKLAFLAPMLLISAALAATPKDTLVYQNSADIPTLDPTMVYDTASGSITENIYETLLTYKGASLTELEPLLATGWKESNAGKTYTFDLRKNVKFHSGNTMTCDDAAYSIRRNLVVNSPESGNWFISEALLGTGSNANDDKTITWDRIAKAVSCNNAGQLVFNLPKVDPAFLAKMAYTGQSIVDKAHAIKQGEWDGTERTWKEWVGKDLNDSGLSKNPSGTGAYQIVRRDANTLLARAFPGYWGQKPAIQNVIIQKVPEQAARYEAIKRGDADIIETGPRSTLSQLQGPGITILDDLPNTTATAFFMNQNVKDPGLLGSGKLDGRGIPANFFSDVNVRRAFSYAFDYERYIKEVQLGKGIQRTMLLPDSFPGYAKDVKTYKYDAKQAESYFKRAFGGDVWKNGFTLRMNYRAGAAASQTAAELLKRNIEAINPKFKVEIGAKQWSTMLNDSKAGKEAMIIIGWAPDYADPDNFVHTFYHSEGYYSPRSGFSDRSIDAWVNQARNTTNTAKRNQLYKLVANRSFAVAPFIYIPAGVNFTVYRSELKGVSKNTYNPMTSFSATGTFWKDLSK; via the coding sequence ATGAAGAAACTGGCTTTTCTTGCCCCGATGCTGCTGATCAGCGCTGCCCTTGCGGCGACGCCCAAGGACACCCTGGTGTACCAGAACTCGGCGGACATTCCCACCCTCGACCCGACGATGGTGTATGACACCGCCTCCGGTTCGATCACCGAGAACATCTACGAAACCCTGCTGACCTACAAGGGTGCCAGCCTGACCGAACTCGAGCCCCTGCTGGCCACGGGTTGGAAAGAAAGCAACGCGGGCAAGACCTACACCTTCGACCTGCGCAAGAACGTCAAGTTCCACAGCGGCAACACCATGACCTGCGACGACGCGGCCTACTCGATCCGCCGCAACCTGGTCGTCAACAGCCCCGAAAGCGGCAACTGGTTTATCAGCGAAGCCCTGCTGGGCACCGGCAGCAACGCCAACGACGACAAGACCATCACCTGGGACCGCATCGCCAAGGCCGTCAGCTGCAACAACGCAGGCCAGCTGGTCTTCAACCTGCCCAAAGTTGACCCGGCGTTCCTCGCCAAGATGGCCTACACCGGCCAGAGCATCGTCGACAAGGCCCATGCCATCAAGCAGGGCGAGTGGGACGGCACGGAGCGCACCTGGAAAGAGTGGGTCGGCAAGGACCTCAACGACTCGGGCCTCAGCAAGAACCCCAGCGGCACCGGCGCCTACCAGATCGTGCGCCGTGACGCCAACACCCTGCTGGCGCGCGCCTTCCCCGGCTACTGGGGTCAAAAGCCCGCCATCCAGAACGTCATCATCCAGAAAGTGCCCGAGCAGGCCGCCCGCTACGAAGCCATCAAGCGCGGCGACGCTGACATCATCGAGACGGGACCGCGCTCCACGCTGTCCCAGCTGCAGGGCCCCGGGATCACGATTCTCGACGATCTGCCCAACACCACCGCCACGGCGTTCTTCATGAACCAGAACGTCAAGGACCCCGGTTTGCTCGGCAGCGGCAAGCTCGACGGCCGCGGTATTCCCGCCAACTTCTTCAGCGACGTCAACGTGCGCCGTGCGTTCAGCTACGCCTTCGACTACGAGCGTTACATCAAGGAAGTGCAGCTCGGCAAGGGCATCCAGCGCACCATGCTGCTGCCCGACAGCTTCCCCGGCTACGCCAAGGACGTCAAGACCTACAAGTACGACGCCAAGCAGGCCGAGTCCTACTTCAAGCGCGCTTTTGGTGGTGACGTCTGGAAGAACGGCTTCACGCTGCGCATGAACTACCGCGCGGGCGCCGCTGCCTCGCAGACGGCCGCCGAACTGCTGAAGCGCAACATCGAAGCGATCAACCCCAAGTTCAAGGTCGAGATCGGCGCCAAGCAGTGGTCGACCATGCTCAACGACTCCAAGGCCGGCAAGGAAGCCATGATCATCATCGGCTGGGCTCCTGACTACGCCGATCCGGACAACTTCGTGCACACCTTCTACCACAGTGAGGGCTACTACTCGCCCCGCAGCGGCTTCAGTGACCGGAGCATCGACGCCTGGGTCAACCAGGCCCGCAACACGACCAACACCGCCAAGCGCAACCAGCTCTACAAGCTGGTCGCCAACCGCTCCTTCGCGGTCGCGCCGTTCATCTACATCCCGGCAGGCGTCAACTTTACGGTGTACCGCAGTGAGCTGAAGGGTGTGAGCAAGAACACTTACAACCCCATGACCAGCTTCTCAGCGACGGGCACTTTCTGGAAGGACCTCAGCAAGTAA
- a CDS encoding DsbA family protein yields the protein MQPSSVYFDFLCPYAWRGLELVSQLGVRPQLKHFSLVQGNHAQNPDRKNPVWKLAAQPLTEGPDSQQASLRSFLAAQAARLQGNEAELQFTLQLLRLRHDGRRDLNDPQTAREAANQAGLDTGRFETDLADEASLRESLARDLNDAAQLGVFGTPTFVLPDGQAAYLRFSQLPADESAARRLWDTYVTVLTSDANIETIKRPR from the coding sequence GTGCAGCCCTCCTCCGTGTACTTCGATTTTCTCTGCCCTTACGCCTGGCGCGGCCTGGAACTGGTGTCGCAGCTGGGTGTGCGCCCTCAGCTGAAGCACTTCAGCCTCGTGCAGGGCAACCACGCGCAGAATCCCGACCGCAAGAACCCCGTGTGGAAGCTCGCGGCGCAGCCGCTGACCGAAGGCCCCGACAGCCAGCAGGCCAGCCTGCGCTCGTTTCTGGCGGCGCAGGCCGCGCGGCTTCAGGGAAACGAGGCCGAGCTGCAGTTCACCCTGCAGCTCTTGCGCCTGCGTCACGACGGCAGACGCGACCTGAACGATCCCCAGACCGCGCGGGAAGCCGCGAATCAGGCCGGGCTGGACACGGGGCGCTTCGAAACCGACCTCGCCGATGAAGCAAGCCTGCGCGAGTCGCTGGCGCGCGATCTGAACGACGCGGCCCAGCTGGGGGTCTTCGGCACGCCCACCTTCGTGCTTCCCGATGGTCAGGCGGCTTACCTGCGCTTTTCGCAGCTGCCCGCAGACGAGTCGGCGGCCCGGCGCCTGTGGGACACCTATGTGACGGTGCTGACGAGCGACGCGAACATCGAGACCATCAAACGGCCCCGCTGA
- the dnaX gene encoding DNA polymerase III subunit gamma/tau: protein MSAIYQRARPIRWDEVVGQEHVKDVLRAALERGRVGHAYLFSGPRGVGKTTTARLIAMSANCEAPGPKPCGECASCLAVRSGSHPDVLEIDAASNNSVDDVRELREKVSLSAMRGGKKIYILDEAHMMSRAAFNALLKTLEEPPSHVIFVLATTEPEKILPTILSRCQHYRFRRLSDGEIAGKLAGICAREGVQADADALQLIGRLADGAMRDGESLLERMLAAGEAVTRPAVEAALGLPSSQRVAEMARALVLGDAQPLLAGAGVLYREGYAARTVVEGLKTALREALHAELGLGAGVRLQGAEVPRLLRLQAALDEQEARFARSADLLSLELALTHALLAGDGQAAVTTGVPNAPASLAGEVTARLTKLERELAALRGSGARSPAPVAVVSGAPTGGAADIQDFNPSARTARPPAASPASPAPRPEGSWQDVLRHADIKMRALLKVARANPVSGGLVIVYEDKHKFHAKQVIDKFDDLAALVQRTFGPIDVELVTPEGSKKKLARGDAGHTAASVGSVSAVPLAENSVGVPLGAAAQEAVHVAAQQAVIAAPAEVPVRSPTRMAPTTPPLEVPDFSPVRGRPTSAVTTARSAPMPGSSPAPWEAGSEPTEAGRRTTEIYDPEPTLQEPVWDDAPPSVARPAPSIAPVETAWDELGSEAPAASGPPAPVSTGLAPSSDSAPERPPQGKAAQMREANVQVRAHPLFQEATRLFSGRIKESGALKRSKTPAGDATGENEEAETEVTEV from the coding sequence TTGAGCGCCATCTATCAGCGTGCCCGCCCCATCCGCTGGGACGAGGTGGTGGGGCAGGAGCACGTCAAGGACGTGCTGCGCGCCGCGCTGGAACGTGGGCGGGTGGGCCACGCCTACCTGTTCAGCGGTCCGCGTGGGGTCGGCAAGACCACCACCGCGCGCCTGATCGCCATGAGCGCCAACTGCGAAGCGCCGGGCCCCAAGCCGTGCGGGGAGTGCGCCTCGTGCCTGGCGGTCCGCAGTGGCAGCCACCCCGACGTACTGGAAATCGATGCGGCCAGCAACAACAGCGTCGACGACGTGCGCGAGCTGCGCGAAAAAGTCTCGCTTTCGGCCATGCGCGGCGGCAAGAAGATCTACATCCTCGACGAGGCGCACATGATGTCGCGCGCGGCCTTCAACGCGCTGCTCAAGACGCTCGAGGAGCCACCCAGTCACGTGATCTTCGTGCTGGCCACCACTGAACCCGAAAAGATCCTGCCGACCATCCTGTCGCGCTGTCAGCACTACCGCTTCCGGCGACTGTCAGACGGCGAGATCGCCGGTAAGCTTGCGGGCATCTGCGCGCGGGAAGGCGTGCAGGCTGACGCTGACGCCCTGCAGCTGATCGGACGTCTGGCCGATGGCGCCATGCGCGACGGCGAGAGTCTGCTAGAACGCATGTTGGCCGCCGGTGAAGCGGTCACTCGCCCTGCCGTGGAGGCCGCTCTCGGCCTGCCATCCTCCCAGCGGGTCGCCGAGATGGCGCGCGCGCTGGTGCTGGGTGACGCGCAGCCGCTGCTGGCGGGTGCGGGCGTGCTCTACCGAGAGGGTTACGCGGCCCGCACGGTCGTCGAGGGCCTCAAGACCGCCCTGCGCGAGGCGCTGCACGCCGAACTGGGCCTGGGCGCAGGTGTGCGGCTGCAGGGTGCGGAGGTACCCCGCCTGCTGCGTCTGCAAGCAGCGCTCGACGAGCAGGAAGCGCGCTTTGCACGAAGTGCCGACCTGCTGTCGCTCGAACTGGCGCTCACGCACGCCCTCCTGGCCGGTGATGGTCAGGCCGCCGTCACGACCGGCGTGCCGAATGCGCCCGCCAGCCTGGCAGGTGAGGTGACTGCACGGCTCACCAAGCTGGAACGTGAACTGGCCGCGTTGCGCGGCAGTGGCGCGCGCTCCCCGGCTCCCGTTGCCGTGGTTTCCGGCGCCCCGACCGGAGGCGCAGCCGACATTCAGGATTTCAATCCCTCCGCCCGGACCGCGCGGCCCCCGGCCGCCTCGCCGGCTTCCCCGGCGCCCCGACCGGAGGGCAGCTGGCAGGACGTGCTGCGTCATGCCGATATCAAGATGCGCGCCCTCCTGAAGGTAGCGCGCGCCAATCCGGTGAGCGGCGGGCTGGTCATCGTGTACGAAGACAAGCACAAGTTTCACGCCAAGCAGGTCATCGATAAGTTCGATGACCTGGCCGCACTGGTGCAGCGCACCTTCGGCCCAATTGACGTGGAACTCGTCACCCCCGAGGGCAGTAAAAAAAAGTTGGCGCGGGGTGACGCAGGCCACACGGCGGCGAGCGTGGGCAGCGTGAGCGCAGTCCCCCTTGCCGAAAATTCCGTCGGGGTGCCCTTGGGGGCCGCCGCACAGGAGGCCGTTCACGTGGCCGCGCAACAGGCTGTCATTGCTGCGCCCGCAGAGGTGCCCGTGCGTTCCCCGACGCGGATGGCGCCTACCACTCCCCCCCTGGAAGTACCTGACTTCTCCCCCGTTCGTGGGCGCCCGACCTCGGCAGTGACCACGGCGCGCAGCGCACCGATGCCGGGCAGCTCTCCGGCACCATGGGAAGCGGGCAGCGAACCCACCGAAGCGGGGCGGCGAACCACCGAGATTTACGACCCCGAACCGACCCTGCAGGAACCCGTCTGGGACGACGCTCCACCATCAGTCGCGCGACCGGCGCCTTCAATCGCTCCCGTGGAAACCGCCTGGGACGAGTTGGGCTCGGAGGCACCCGCTGCTTCCGGGCCCCCCGCACCCGTGTCAACGGGTCTGGCCCCGTCGAGCGACTCTGCACCCGAGCGCCCACCACAAGGCAAGGCCGCCCAGATGCGCGAAGCGAACGTGCAGGTTCGCGCACATCCCCTCTTTCAGGAAGCGACCCGGCTGTTCTCGGGACGAATCAAGGAGTCAGGTGCGCTCAAGCGGAGCAAGACCCCTGCCGGTGACGCGACCGGCGAAAACGAGGAAGCTGAAACCGAGGTGACCGAGGTCTGA
- a CDS encoding methylglyoxal synthase: MTHDTSSAISGSAVSGRAAKHQVALIAHDKKKLDLALFVLQHREVLAHYHLVATGTTGGILQDKTGLKVERVLSGPLGGDQQIGARIAEERIKAVFFFRDPLTAQPHEPDVSALVRLCDVHDVPLATNPSSASALMVWLSQPEEQVRL; this comes from the coding sequence ATGACGCACGACACTTCTTCGGCCATTTCAGGGTCGGCCGTTTCAGGCCGGGCTGCGAAACACCAGGTCGCCCTGATCGCACACGACAAAAAGAAGCTCGACCTGGCACTGTTCGTATTGCAGCACCGCGAGGTCCTGGCGCACTACCACCTGGTGGCCACCGGAACCACCGGCGGCATTCTGCAGGACAAAACCGGCCTGAAAGTCGAGCGCGTGCTGTCCGGCCCCCTGGGAGGTGACCAGCAGATCGGCGCGCGCATCGCCGAGGAACGCATCAAGGCCGTGTTCTTTTTTCGTGATCCCCTGACCGCGCAGCCGCACGAACCCGACGTGAGCGCCCTGGTGCGGCTGTGCGACGTTCACGACGTGCCGCTGGCCACCAATCCCTCCAGTGCGTCGGCCCTGATGGTGTGGCTGTCCCAGCCGGAAGAGCAGGTCCGCCTCTGA
- a CDS encoding D-alanine--D-alanine ligase family protein yields MKKRILLLAGGQSGEHEVSLSSARSVLGALPQDRFSVTPVVISKQGRWLPASASQQALESGAAEEGGELMLHEAARAEGYDVVFPLLHGPMGEDGTVQGLLTLAGIPFVGSGVLGSAVCMDKIMAKAVLASCGVPQVAYQLATRPEWREEPQRVIERATALGFPLFVKPANLGSSVGISKVRAAGDLSSALDLAFSLDRRVILEAMTRGKPRELEVGVLGNDTPLASPVGELRFDAEFYDYHTKYTEGEASMHIPADVPREVAARVRELAITAFQALDCAGLARVDFFYVEESGELYLNEVNTMPGFTTTSMYPKLWEAAGWSYADLVTRLVELATEER; encoded by the coding sequence GTGAAGAAGCGCATTCTGCTGCTTGCCGGCGGGCAATCCGGTGAACATGAAGTCAGCCTCTCCAGCGCACGCAGTGTCCTCGGCGCCCTGCCTCAGGACCGCTTTTCCGTCACACCGGTGGTCATCAGCAAGCAGGGACGCTGGTTGCCCGCTTCCGCCAGCCAGCAGGCGCTGGAAAGCGGCGCGGCCGAAGAAGGCGGCGAGCTGATGCTGCACGAAGCGGCGCGCGCCGAAGGCTACGACGTCGTGTTCCCGCTGCTGCACGGGCCGATGGGTGAAGACGGCACCGTGCAGGGCCTGCTGACGCTGGCGGGCATCCCCTTTGTCGGCAGTGGTGTGCTGGGCAGCGCTGTCTGCATGGACAAGATCATGGCCAAGGCGGTGCTGGCCAGTTGTGGGGTACCGCAGGTGGCTTACCAGCTGGCCACGCGCCCGGAGTGGCGCGAAGAGCCCCAGCGGGTCATCGAGCGGGCCACCGCCCTGGGCTTCCCGCTTTTCGTGAAACCCGCCAACCTGGGGTCGAGTGTCGGCATCAGCAAGGTCCGCGCGGCGGGTGACCTCTCCTCCGCGCTGGATCTGGCCTTCTCGCTCGACCGCCGGGTGATTCTCGAGGCCATGACCCGCGGCAAGCCGCGCGAGCTGGAGGTGGGCGTGCTGGGCAACGACACGCCGCTGGCGTCCCCCGTCGGGGAACTGCGCTTTGACGCCGAGTTCTACGACTACCACACCAAGTACACCGAGGGTGAGGCCAGCATGCACATCCCGGCAGATGTGCCACGTGAAGTGGCGGCGCGCGTGCGGGAACTGGCCATCACGGCGTTTCAGGCACTGGACTGCGCGGGCCTGGCGCGGGTGGATTTCTTTTACGTCGAGGAAAGCGGCGAGCTGTACCTCAACGAGGTCAACACCATGCCGGGCTTCACCACCACCAGCATGTATCCCAAGCTGTGGGAAGCGGCCGGCTGGAGCTACGCCGACCTGGTCACCCGTCTGGTGGAGCTGGCCACCGAAGAGCGCTGA
- a CDS encoding ABC transporter permease: protein MTTFILRRLLQLPFVILAVTILIVGVLQLLTPQERASAYVTNEQQARNIDRIIKARGLDQPFHIQYGKWLSGTLQGDLGFSKASAKPVWDTLKERFPATLELALFAAIPIVMFGIWLGTMAALHKDKLVDQTVRVLAILGYSLPTFVLGIVLLVVFYGFLGWFPGSGNVGIVQLFEIADPEFKRYTGLLTVDAALNGRWALLLDALHHIVLPALTLIIVISASIVMVMRANLLEALNSDYVRTARAKGLHSRTVHLKHARRNALLPVVTLSGFTFLGLLTGAIFTETIFGYPGIGQWVATAAQQFDIAGVLGFALFSAVLVVIVSTVTDILYGVIDPRVRFD, encoded by the coding sequence ATGACGACATTTATCCTTCGACGCTTGTTGCAACTTCCCTTCGTGATCCTGGCTGTCACGATTCTGATCGTTGGGGTCCTGCAACTCCTCACTCCTCAGGAACGGGCCAGTGCCTACGTCACCAATGAGCAGCAGGCACGCAACATCGACCGCATCATCAAGGCACGGGGGCTCGATCAGCCTTTTCACATTCAGTACGGCAAATGGCTTTCCGGCACGCTGCAAGGGGACCTGGGTTTTTCCAAAGCCTCGGCCAAACCAGTCTGGGACACCCTTAAGGAGCGCTTTCCAGCGACCCTGGAACTGGCCTTGTTTGCCGCCATTCCCATCGTGATGTTCGGCATCTGGCTGGGGACCATGGCCGCCCTGCACAAGGACAAACTGGTAGACCAGACGGTGCGCGTCCTGGCCATTTTGGGGTACAGCCTGCCAACCTTTGTGCTGGGCATCGTGCTGCTGGTAGTGTTTTATGGCTTTCTTGGCTGGTTCCCGGGTTCGGGCAACGTGGGCATCGTGCAGCTTTTTGAAATCGCCGACCCCGAGTTCAAGCGCTATACCGGCCTGCTGACCGTGGACGCCGCGCTCAATGGCCGCTGGGCGCTGCTGCTGGACGCCCTGCACCATATCGTGCTGCCTGCCCTGACGCTGATCATTGTCATTTCGGCCAGCATCGTGATGGTCATGCGGGCCAACCTGCTCGAGGCGCTCAACAGCGACTACGTACGCACGGCGCGTGCCAAGGGTCTGCACAGCCGCACCGTGCACCTCAAGCACGCCCGCCGCAACGCGCTGCTGCCCGTCGTGACGCTTTCGGGCTTCACCTTTCTGGGCCTGCTGACCGGCGCCATCTTTACCGAAACCATTTTCGGCTATCCGGGCATCGGGCAGTGGGTGGCCACGGCCGCCCAGCAATTCGACATCGCGGGCGTGCTGGGTTTCGCGCTGTTCTCGGCGGTGCTGGTGGTCATCGTCAGCACGGTCACCGATATTCTGTACGGCGTGATCGATCCGCGCGTGAGGTTCGACTGA
- a CDS encoding redoxin domain-containing protein codes for MSLLGQNAPDFALPSTEGREIRLSDFKGQQHVVLVFYPLDFSPVCSMQLPEYSGRQEDFAALDTTVLGVNRDSVYTHKAWAAEYGIEIPLLADLNLKVAREYGVAIDERAISKRAVFLIDKDGVVRFEGVEPSTGDYSVRPEQVLEQIRTL; via the coding sequence ATGTCACTTCTCGGCCAGAATGCTCCCGACTTCGCCCTGCCCTCGACCGAAGGGCGGGAAATCAGGCTTTCGGATTTCAAAGGTCAGCAGCACGTCGTGCTGGTGTTCTACCCGCTGGACTTCAGTCCGGTGTGCAGCATGCAGCTGCCCGAGTACAGCGGGCGCCAGGAGGATTTTGCAGCGCTTGACACGACGGTGCTGGGCGTCAACCGCGACAGCGTCTATACCCACAAAGCGTGGGCTGCGGAATACGGCATCGAGATCCCCCTGCTGGCCGACCTGAACCTCAAGGTGGCGCGCGAGTACGGCGTTGCCATCGACGAGCGCGCCATCAGCAAGCGCGCGGTCTTCCTGATTGACAAGGACGGCGTGGTGCGCTTCGAGGGCGTGGAGCCTTCCACCGGCGATTACAGCGTGCGCCCGGAGCAGGTGCTGGAGCAGATCAGGACACTTTGA
- a CDS encoding cyclodeaminase/cyclohydrolase family protein, translated as MAAISGALGLGLVIMALEVSLRRKNADAALPRVLDNARELLTLLARDADEDVAVFEQFMAALALPKSSEAEQHRRAALREAALAASRSPLAAAGRLVTALELAEQSAPLVARSIVSDVGAGAALLGGALRATLLSVDINLGQVDEDQRRALAGAREALAVRAQALEQVVAQRVQSRLT; from the coding sequence GTGGCGGCCATATCGGGCGCGCTGGGATTGGGTCTCGTCATCATGGCGCTGGAAGTCAGCCTGCGGCGCAAAAATGCCGATGCCGCCCTGCCCCGGGTGCTGGACAACGCCCGTGAATTGCTGACGCTGCTGGCACGGGACGCCGACGAGGATGTGGCGGTATTCGAGCAGTTCATGGCCGCGCTCGCCCTGCCCAAAAGCAGCGAGGCCGAGCAGCACCGTCGCGCCGCCCTGCGTGAGGCGGCGCTGGCCGCTTCGCGCTCGCCCCTGGCGGCAGCGGGGCGCCTCGTTACCGCCCTGGAACTCGCCGAGCAGAGTGCTCCCCTGGTGGCCCGCAGCATCGTCAGTGACGTGGGCGCGGGTGCGGCCCTGCTCGGAGGCGCCCTGCGCGCGACCCTGCTGAGCGTCGACATCAACCTGGGGCAGGTGGACGAAGACCAGCGCCGCGCGCTCGCCGGCGCCCGAGAGGCGCTCGCGGTGCGGGCGCAGGCGCTGGAACAGGTGGTGGCGCAGCGGGTACAGTCCAGGCTGACCTGA
- a CDS encoding ABC transporter permease, which yields MAVSSAPAAQTVAREGGFWHSRPIRKMRRNPLAITGFSLVVLFILTAILAPLIATPRENCLRDLNLTSSSAVRNPAQGAFWQAILAPPASCYQIPRISFDDTPNPPGERAVFGTSRGYDIFYGLVWGARTALRFAVIIVSINLLIGITIGAISGFYGGWIDTIIQRFIDVIFSIPPLIMTIVLITVLRPSVPTLILALTITGWAGYARIVRGDILRTRELEYVDAARSLGALDWRLIAKHVVPNSLTSIVAVAVLDLGTVPLSIAGLSFLGLGLPVGYSDWGQLMAFARTWIQGPAGQPFAYWYVTFFPAITIILFSLGWNLLGSAARDAFDPRSK from the coding sequence ATGGCTGTCTCCAGTGCTCCTGCCGCGCAGACGGTGGCCCGCGAGGGTGGCTTCTGGCATTCGCGCCCCATCCGAAAGATGCGGCGCAATCCGCTGGCCATCACGGGCTTTTCCCTGGTGGTGCTGTTCATTCTGACGGCCATCCTGGCACCGCTCATCGCCACCCCCCGCGAAAACTGCCTGCGCGACCTTAACCTGACATCGTCGTCGGCAGTGCGCAATCCGGCTCAGGGCGCCTTCTGGCAGGCCATTCTGGCCCCACCGGCGTCGTGTTACCAGATTCCGCGCATCAGCTTTGATGACACGCCCAACCCGCCCGGCGAGCGTGCCGTGTTCGGCACCAGCCGTGGCTACGATATTTTCTACGGTCTGGTGTGGGGTGCCCGGACCGCCCTGCGGTTCGCGGTGATCATCGTTTCGATCAATTTGCTGATCGGCATCACCATCGGCGCCATCAGCGGCTTTTACGGTGGCTGGATCGACACCATCATTCAGCGCTTCATCGACGTGATCTTTTCGATTCCGCCGCTCATCATGACCATTGTGCTGATTACCGTGCTGCGCCCCAGTGTGCCAACGCTTATCCTGGCGCTGACCATCACCGGTTGGGCTGGGTACGCCCGCATCGTGCGTGGAGACATCCTGCGCACCCGCGAGTTGGAGTACGTGGACGCCGCGCGCTCCCTGGGTGCGCTCGACTGGCGCTTGATCGCCAAGCACGTCGTACCGAACTCGCTTACGTCCATTGTCGCCGTGGCCGTGCTTGACCTGGGCACCGTCCCCCTGTCCATCGCGGGCCTGTCCTTTCTGGGCCTGGGGCTGCCCGTGGGGTACTCGGACTGGGGTCAGCTGATGGCCTTCGCGCGAACCTGGATTCAGGGACCGGCCGGTCAGCCTTTTGCCTACTGGTACGTGACCTTCTTCCCGGCGATC
- a CDS encoding GNAT family N-acetyltransferase has translation MAQQEHSQVRLLNESDAESYYALRLEGLLHSPRAFGRSAEEYRQETLQSVASRLQLTPTHFTLGAFVNQELVGTAGFVRFAGLKERHKAGVVAVYVTETARGRGLGKILMRELIDRAHACEGVEQLQLAVSVTQQPARALYRSLGFAPYGLEQRALKVGQEYVDEEHMVLWLN, from the coding sequence GTGGCACAGCAAGAACATTCGCAGGTCCGGCTTTTGAACGAATCCGACGCCGAGAGCTACTACGCGCTGCGCCTGGAGGGACTGCTGCACTCACCGCGCGCCTTTGGCCGCTCGGCTGAGGAATACCGTCAGGAGACGCTCCAGAGCGTCGCTTCACGGCTACAGCTTACGCCCACACACTTCACCCTCGGGGCCTTTGTGAATCAGGAGCTGGTGGGCACCGCCGGCTTCGTGCGCTTTGCCGGCCTCAAGGAGCGACACAAAGCCGGCGTGGTCGCCGTGTACGTCACCGAAACGGCGCGCGGGCGTGGCCTGGGCAAGATCCTGATGCGTGAGCTGATCGACCGGGCCCACGCTTGTGAGGGTGTGGAGCAGCTGCAGCTGGCCGTTTCCGTGACCCAGCAGCCTGCACGCGCGCTGTACCGCTCCCTGGGCTTTGCTCCGTACGGGCTGGAACAACGGGCCCTTAAAGTAGGCCAGGAATACGTGGACGAGGAGCACATGGTCTTATGGCTGAACTGA